Proteins co-encoded in one Flavobacterium sp. M31R6 genomic window:
- a CDS encoding translocation/assembly module TamB domain-containing protein → MKSINDDYGLHMDIDEVQLTLFGGVKLKKVLIIDHHKDTLIYVKRLNTSFLGAKKILDGDVIFGDLAMNGVLFNLKTYKKENKTNLDYFLDAFGPPSKTPSKKHFLLTASSIDLSNGRFILSNENHETVKPVDFTRLNILVTNFKVYGPEIYANIQKMSFLDHRGLYVKSLKGNYSFTQQHMILDKMEIETKESSIKGYAALNYEIEDFSDFQNKVEFDVQLKSAKLASNDIRCFYNELGKYQYFKLRSHITGPLNNLKFLDLYLRDNRGTKIVGFINFKNLLGTKDQKFYMNGKFDQLDANYDDLVSILPNVLGKKLPIILKKFGDISLIGNTQVTTTSIHANLMANTALGAVKSKFIINNMDQSDKAAYVGYVVLDDFNIGNLLDNKDLSKISLNIDVDGHSFSEKYLNTSLKGIVSSIVYNGYNYKNVAVNGNFKLPIYKGSIIVDDPYLKMNFDGLVDLSKKESQYDFQIKIDKAELNKLNFVKDSVSKFNGNIIVDVQGNSIDDMHGNIYVNTANYTNPKDTYQFNDFNLNSSFDDKRIRTIKITAPDITNGTVVGKYKFSELKGLVTNSLGSLYTNYKPIPVKKGQFLKFNFEVYNKIVEVFLPDIKLSENTVVKGNINSDINEFKFNFNSPSIKQADNSFDNIRISIDNKNPLYNAYIELDSIKTKRYKIRDFSLINVTSKDTLFFRTEFKGGSKGEDYFNLDLYHTINKENKNVIGFSKSEIKLKNSLWFLNEANLSNNRLVFDKKLTEFKLDDFILSNKEQEIKLDGEFKGNYYKDINVEFKNFDINALTSAQQSFPIYGNLNGKINYNQNKQVYKPTASLRIDSLKVNDYDLGVLNFDIKGDENFRKFTLFSTIENKDFESFSADGTFEIVNKETLFDLNLKFDKFNLATLSSLGGDVISHIRGLVSGNATVGGTLSKPDVNGRLYVNGGGLAIPYLNVDYALKEKTIIDLTGEKFLFRNNTLIDTKYNTTGTLNGVVEHKNFSDWKLDLAINSKRLLVLDTKDSEDAAYFGTAFINGIATIKGPANGLFIKVDAKSEKGSALKIPINSAESVSENSFIHFITPKEKFNLQKGIVDKTKNYNGLELEFDLEITPNAEVEVILDRNSGHGMKGRGNGTLLFKINTLGAFNMWGDFLPYDGTYNFKYGGLIDKKFKVKKGGSIIWEGDPMRAQLNLEAVYKTSANPALLLENSSVNKKVDVEVIIGIRGDLSRPEPDFMIDFPTITSVLKSELQTELADKDVRQTQALYLLSTGSFLGRDGSSQAVASSMYETASSMLGNIVQSNNEKFEMNFNVVSPDNRPSTQTDGRVEAIVTSQVNERITINGKIGVPFGGVNESAIVGAVDIKYRVNDDGSFNFHVFNKENDLNYIGQDIGYTQGAGITYEVDFDTFRELVDKMFKSNKLTKEKKSKTKVDNSDSNLNPDIINFTKPKEPNSDKPKINQDAVLPEDD, encoded by the coding sequence ATGAAAAGCATCAATGATGATTATGGGCTTCACATGGATATTGATGAAGTACAGCTTACCCTTTTTGGTGGTGTAAAACTTAAAAAAGTTTTGATTATAGATCATCATAAAGACACCTTGATTTATGTTAAAAGATTGAATACATCATTTTTAGGCGCCAAAAAGATTTTAGATGGGGATGTGATTTTTGGAGATTTGGCAATGAATGGTGTTCTTTTTAATTTAAAAACTTATAAAAAAGAAAATAAAACCAATCTGGATTATTTTTTAGACGCCTTTGGTCCTCCAAGCAAAACACCTTCTAAAAAGCATTTTTTATTAACTGCTTCAAGTATTGATTTGTCGAATGGTCGATTTATTTTGTCGAATGAAAATCATGAAACTGTAAAACCTGTCGATTTTACAAGATTGAATATATTGGTTACCAATTTTAAAGTATACGGTCCCGAAATATATGCCAATATCCAAAAAATGTCTTTTTTGGATCATAGAGGTTTGTATGTGAAGAGCTTAAAAGGAAATTATAGTTTTACGCAACAGCATATGATATTGGATAAAATGGAAATTGAAACCAAAGAATCCAGTATTAAGGGTTATGCCGCTTTGAACTATGAGATTGAAGATTTTTCTGATTTTCAAAATAAAGTCGAATTTGATGTTCAGTTAAAATCTGCAAAATTAGCCTCCAATGATATTCGTTGTTTTTACAATGAATTGGGTAAATATCAATATTTTAAGCTTAGATCACATATTACGGGACCCTTAAACAACTTGAAGTTTCTCGATTTATATCTAAGAGATAATAGAGGTACTAAAATCGTTGGTTTTATAAATTTTAAAAACCTTTTAGGAACAAAAGATCAAAAATTCTATATGAATGGAAAGTTTGATCAATTGGATGCTAATTATGATGATTTGGTGAGTATATTGCCGAATGTTTTAGGTAAAAAGCTCCCTATTATCTTAAAGAAATTTGGGGATATTTCATTAATTGGAAACACCCAGGTTACAACCACCTCAATCCATGCCAATCTGATGGCAAACACTGCTTTGGGTGCTGTAAAATCAAAATTCATTATCAATAATATGGATCAAAGTGACAAGGCAGCTTATGTTGGTTATGTTGTTTTGGATGATTTTAATATTGGAAATTTATTGGATAATAAGGATTTGTCTAAAATAAGTTTAAATATTGATGTCGATGGACATAGTTTTTCAGAAAAGTATTTGAATACCTCATTAAAAGGAATAGTTTCAAGTATTGTTTATAATGGCTATAATTATAAGAATGTTGCCGTAAATGGTAATTTCAAATTACCTATATATAAAGGATCAATTATTGTAGATGATCCTTATTTGAAAATGAATTTTGATGGATTGGTAGATTTAAGTAAAAAAGAAAGCCAATATGATTTTCAGATTAAAATAGATAAAGCGGAATTGAATAAATTGAATTTTGTAAAAGATAGTGTTTCTAAATTTAACGGGAATATTATTGTTGATGTACAGGGGAATTCTATTGATGATATGCACGGTAATATCTACGTGAATACCGCCAACTATACTAATCCTAAGGATACTTATCAGTTCAATGATTTTAATTTGAATTCCAGTTTTGATGATAAAAGAATTAGAACTATAAAAATAACAGCTCCAGATATAACTAATGGAACGGTTGTGGGAAAATATAAATTCTCGGAATTAAAAGGTTTGGTTACAAATTCCCTGGGAAGTCTTTATACAAATTACAAACCTATTCCAGTTAAAAAAGGGCAGTTTTTGAAATTTAATTTTGAAGTTTATAATAAGATAGTTGAAGTGTTTTTGCCTGATATAAAGCTAAGTGAAAATACTGTCGTAAAAGGAAATATTAATTCGGATATTAATGAATTCAAATTCAATTTTAATTCTCCAAGTATAAAACAGGCTGATAATTCTTTTGATAATATTAGGATTTCTATTGATAATAAAAACCCATTGTATAATGCCTACATTGAGTTGGACAGTATTAAAACTAAGAGATATAAAATCCGTGATTTTAGTTTAATAAATGTCACTTCAAAAGATACTTTGTTTTTTAGGACTGAGTTTAAAGGAGGTTCAAAAGGGGAGGATTATTTTAATTTGGATTTATATCATACAATTAATAAGGAAAATAAAAATGTAATCGGATTCAGCAAATCAGAAATCAAATTAAAAAATAGTTTGTGGTTTTTAAATGAGGCGAATCTATCCAATAATCGTTTAGTTTTTGATAAAAAGTTAACGGAGTTTAAACTGGATGATTTTATACTTTCCAATAAGGAGCAAGAAATAAAACTCGATGGTGAGTTCAAGGGGAATTATTATAAAGATATTAATGTCGAATTCAAGAATTTTGATATCAATGCATTAACCTCGGCCCAACAGAGTTTTCCCATTTATGGAAATTTAAACGGAAAAATTAATTACAACCAAAATAAGCAGGTCTATAAACCTACGGCATCCTTGCGGATTGATAGCTTGAAAGTTAATGATTATGATTTGGGAGTTTTAAATTTTGATATAAAAGGGGATGAAAATTTTAGAAAATTCACCTTATTTTCTACTATTGAAAATAAAGATTTTGAATCTTTTAGTGCCGATGGAACCTTTGAGATAGTAAACAAAGAAACCTTATTTGACTTGAATTTAAAATTTGACAAATTCAATTTGGCAACATTAAGTTCATTGGGAGGAGATGTTATTTCCCACATAAGAGGATTGGTATCTGGAAATGCAACCGTTGGTGGAACCTTAAGCAAACCGGATGTCAATGGGCGTCTATACGTCAATGGCGGAGGATTGGCAATACCATACCTAAATGTTGATTATGCACTAAAAGAAAAAACTATTATTGATCTTACAGGTGAAAAATTTCTTTTCAGAAATAACACTTTGATAGATACAAAATACAACACTACGGGAACTTTAAATGGAGTAGTGGAGCATAAAAATTTTTCGGATTGGAAATTAGATTTGGCTATTAATTCTAAGAGACTTCTTGTGCTGGACACTAAAGATAGTGAAGATGCCGCTTATTTTGGAACAGCATTTATTAATGGTATTGCCACAATTAAAGGGCCTGCAAATGGTTTATTTATTAAAGTTGATGCAAAATCTGAAAAAGGCTCTGCTCTTAAAATACCAATAAACAGTGCGGAAAGCGTTAGCGAAAATAGCTTTATTCATTTTATAACCCCGAAAGAAAAATTCAATTTACAAAAAGGAATTGTTGATAAAACAAAGAATTATAACGGACTTGAATTAGAGTTTGATCTTGAAATAACTCCCAATGCGGAAGTTGAAGTTATTTTGGACAGGAATTCTGGACACGGAATGAAAGGACGCGGAAATGGTACACTTTTGTTTAAAATCAATACACTTGGTGCTTTCAATATGTGGGGTGATTTCTTGCCTTATGACGGTACTTATAATTTTAAATATGGTGGATTAATTGATAAAAAATTTAAAGTTAAAAAAGGAGGTTCTATTATTTGGGAAGGTGACCCTATGAGAGCTCAACTGAATCTCGAAGCAGTTTACAAAACATCTGCAAATCCAGCACTTTTATTAGAAAATTCAAGTGTCAATAAAAAGGTTGATGTTGAAGTTATAATTGGGATTCGAGGCGATTTGTCTCGTCCAGAGCCTGATTTCATGATAGACTTTCCTACCATTACAAGTGTTTTAAAATCTGAACTTCAAACAGAATTAGCTGATAAAGATGTAAGGCAAACCCAAGCTTTGTATTTATTGTCAACAGGGAGTTTTTTAGGCAGAGATGGATCAAGTCAAGCGGTTGCATCAAGCATGTATGAAACAGCTTCGAGTATGTTGGGAAATATAGTTCAATCAAATAATGAGAAATTTGAAATGAATTTTAATGTTGTTTCACCAGACAATAGACCAAGTACCCAAACAGATGGTAGAGTCGAAGCAATTGTTACTTCTCAAGTAAATGAAAGAATTACGATAAATGGTAAAATTGGGGTGCCCTTTGGAGGTGTTAATGAATCCGCTATTGTGGGAGCGGTTGATATTAAGTACAGAGTAAATGATGATGGGTCTTTTAATTTCCATGTTTTCAATAAAGAAAATGATTTAAATTATATAGGACAGGATATTGGTTATACTCAAGGTGCCGGTATTACTTACGAAGTAGACTTTGATACTTTTAGAGAATTGGTCGATAAAATGTTTAAAAGTAATAAACTGACCAAAGAAAAAAAATCTAAAACAAAAGTTGATAATTCAGATTCCAATTTGAATCCTGATATTATTAATTTCACCAAACCCAAAGAGCCTAATTCGGACAAACCGAAAATTAATCAAGATGCTGTACTTCCAGAGGATGATTAA
- a CDS encoding zinc metalloprotease: MKKLILSAAACLMLFSCQNEQTESQNDSTNAITQRKCATQDVLEAQLKADPTLAIRMNQIEAFTQNALLTKRLVNGKVEIPVVVNVLYKTAAENISATQIQSQIDVLNKDFNALNSDYNSVPALFSGVKANVGITFVLDQVIRKSTTKTSWGTADAMKKTSKGGIAPTSPTTKLNLWVCTIGGGILGYAQFPGGASATDGVAIDSKYFGLSGSANAPYNLGRTATHEVGHWMNLRHIWGDATCGSDLVSDTPTHNDANYGVPVYPHYSTCTGTPVEMTMNYMDYTDDNAMYMFSIGQKNRMSAIFVSGGARAAFGI; encoded by the coding sequence ATGAAAAAATTAATTTTATCAGCGGCAGCTTGCTTAATGTTATTTTCTTGTCAAAACGAACAAACTGAATCACAAAACGATTCTACAAATGCAATTACCCAACGAAAATGTGCTACACAAGATGTTTTGGAAGCTCAATTGAAAGCCGATCCAACTTTGGCAATTAGAATGAACCAAATTGAAGCTTTTACTCAAAATGCTTTATTGACAAAACGATTAGTAAATGGGAAAGTTGAAATTCCTGTCGTTGTTAATGTTTTATACAAAACAGCAGCTGAAAACATTTCTGCTACCCAAATCCAATCCCAGATTGATGTTTTGAACAAAGATTTTAATGCATTAAATTCTGATTACAATTCGGTTCCTGCTTTATTTTCGGGAGTAAAAGCTAATGTAGGGATAACTTTTGTTCTTGATCAAGTGATTAGAAAATCAACAACTAAAACATCTTGGGGAACTGCTGATGCAATGAAAAAAACAAGTAAAGGCGGTATAGCTCCAACTTCACCAACTACAAAACTAAACTTATGGGTTTGTACAATTGGCGGTGGTATTTTAGGTTATGCACAATTTCCTGGAGGTGCTTCTGCAACCGATGGAGTTGCAATTGATTCTAAATATTTTGGATTATCTGGATCTGCAAATGCGCCATATAATCTAGGAAGAACAGCAACACATGAAGTTGGGCACTGGATGAATTTAAGACACATTTGGGGAGATGCTACTTGTGGTAGCGATTTAGTTTCTGACACTCCTACTCATAATGATGCTAATTATGGTGTTCCAGTTTATCCTCACTATAGCACTTGTACTGGTACTCCTGTTGAAATGACAATGAATTACATGGATTACACAGATGACAATGCTATGTATATGTTTTCAATTGGGCAAAAAAATAGAATGTCGGCAATATTTGTTTCTGGTGGCGCAAGAGCTGCTTTTGGAATTTAA
- the pfkA gene encoding 6-phosphofructokinase, whose translation MSKTIKKIGVLTSGGDSPGMNAAIRSVVRTCAFHNIGCVGIYRGYQGMIEGDFKEMGPRSVNNIVNKGGTILKSARSMEFKTPEGREKAHKNLVKAGIDALVVIGGDGSFTGALLFNSEYNFPVMGIPGTIDNDIFGTSHTLGYDTALNTVVDVIDKIRDTASSHNRLFLIEVMGRDAGHIALNAGIGAGAEEILIPEEDLGLDRLLDSLRKSKAAGKSSSIVVIAEGDKIGKTVFELKDYVESNFPEYDVRVSVLGHMQRGGAPSCFDRVLASRLGVKAVECLLEGKSNFMVGLLCDKIELTPLEQAIKGHTEIDQELLRVSDIMSI comes from the coding sequence ATGTCAAAAACAATAAAAAAGATAGGTGTACTTACCTCTGGAGGAGACTCTCCGGGAATGAACGCTGCTATTCGTTCTGTTGTGCGAACATGTGCTTTTCATAATATAGGATGTGTTGGTATTTATAGGGGGTACCAAGGAATGATTGAAGGGGATTTTAAAGAAATGGGACCCCGTAGTGTAAATAACATTGTAAACAAAGGCGGGACTATTTTAAAATCTGCTCGATCAATGGAATTTAAGACTCCCGAAGGAAGAGAAAAAGCACATAAGAATTTAGTTAAGGCAGGAATTGATGCTCTGGTAGTAATAGGTGGTGATGGTTCTTTTACAGGAGCATTATTATTTAATTCTGAATATAATTTTCCAGTTATGGGAATTCCTGGAACTATCGACAACGACATATTTGGTACGAGCCATACTCTGGGTTATGATACCGCTCTAAACACAGTTGTTGATGTAATTGATAAAATTCGTGATACGGCAAGTTCTCACAACAGATTGTTTCTTATTGAGGTAATGGGGCGTGATGCTGGTCATATAGCTTTGAATGCAGGAATTGGTGCTGGAGCCGAAGAAATTCTTATTCCAGAAGAAGATTTAGGATTGGATCGTTTGTTGGACTCTTTACGAAAAAGTAAAGCTGCAGGAAAATCTTCAAGTATAGTGGTTATCGCTGAGGGTGATAAAATAGGTAAAACCGTTTTTGAACTAAAGGATTACGTAGAATCAAATTTTCCGGAATATGATGTACGTGTATCAGTGTTAGGGCATATGCAACGTGGTGGTGCTCCATCTTGTTTTGATAGAGTTTTGGCTAGTCGATTAGGAGTAAAAGCGGTTGAATGTTTATTAGAGGGTAAATCAAATTTCATGGTTGGATTATTATGTGATAAAATTGAATTAACACCTTTAGAACAAGCCATCAAAGGACATACTGAAATAGATCAGGAATTGCTTCGCGTTTCAGATATTATGTCTATTTAA
- a CDS encoding 16S rRNA (uracil(1498)-N(3))-methyltransferase: MQLFYNPTINETTETFSFDKEESKHIIKVLRKKDNDILFVTNGLGFLFKTEITLASDNKCTVKILEIQKTEAPKHKLHLAVAPTKMNDRYEWFLEKVTEIGIYEITPIVCDRSERKVINTERFEKIILSAMKQCNQTYLPKLNPAISLKEFIKRENSGEKLIAHCEETNKKSLKSILRPKTDYTILIGPEGDFSNKEIELALENNYIPVSLGETRLRTETAAVVACHSIVFTNED; this comes from the coding sequence ATGCAATTATTTTATAACCCTACAATAAACGAAACTACCGAAACCTTTTCTTTTGATAAAGAAGAAAGCAAACATATTATTAAAGTATTACGTAAAAAAGACAATGACATACTATTTGTAACTAATGGTTTAGGTTTTTTATTTAAAACTGAAATTACATTAGCTTCTGATAATAAATGTACCGTTAAGATTTTAGAAATTCAAAAAACTGAAGCTCCAAAACACAAATTACATCTTGCGGTTGCTCCCACAAAAATGAATGATCGCTACGAATGGTTTCTTGAAAAAGTTACTGAGATTGGAATATATGAAATCACTCCAATTGTATGTGATCGGTCAGAGAGAAAAGTAATAAATACGGAAAGATTTGAAAAAATTATTCTTTCGGCAATGAAACAATGCAATCAAACGTATCTTCCAAAATTGAATCCTGCTATTTCGTTAAAAGAATTCATAAAAAGAGAAAACTCAGGAGAAAAATTAATAGCCCATTGCGAAGAAACAAATAAAAAATCGCTAAAATCAATTCTTAGACCAAAAACAGATTATACTATTTTAATAGGTCCTGAAGGTGATTTTTCCAACAAAGAAATCGAATTGGCATTAGAAAACAATTACATCCCTGTTTCTCTAGGCGAAACACGATTACGAACAGAAACTGCTGCTGTAGTTGCCTGTCACAGTATTGTTTTTACTAATGAGGATTAG
- the tsaD gene encoding tRNA (adenosine(37)-N6)-threonylcarbamoyltransferase complex transferase subunit TsaD — translation MQIPEVYILAIESSCDDTAAAVLCNDKVLSNVVANQLIHNQYGGVVPELASRAHQQNIVPVIEAALKKANIKKEQLSAIAFTQGPGLMGSLLVGSSFAKSMALALQIPLIAVNHMHAHILAHFIDEEGFDKPSFPFLALTISGGHTQIVRVDDFFDLTIIGETTDDAVGEAFDKSAKILGLPYPGGPLVDKYAQLGNPKAFPFTKPKVPGLDFSFSGLKTAILYFIQKKKIENPDFIEENLNDICASIQYTIIEILMDKLKMAVKETGITQIAIGGGVSANSGIRNTLKETETKYGWKTYIPKFEYTTDNAAMIGIVGYQKFLSQKFETAEVVSKARIQF, via the coding sequence ATGCAAATTCCGGAGGTTTATATACTTGCCATAGAAAGTTCATGTGATGATACTGCCGCTGCAGTATTATGTAACGACAAAGTGCTGTCAAATGTTGTTGCCAATCAGTTAATTCATAATCAATATGGAGGCGTTGTGCCTGAACTTGCTTCTCGGGCTCATCAACAAAATATAGTTCCAGTAATCGAGGCTGCATTAAAAAAAGCTAATATTAAAAAAGAACAGCTATCAGCAATTGCTTTTACGCAAGGCCCCGGACTTATGGGTTCTCTTTTGGTTGGAAGTTCATTTGCAAAATCAATGGCATTGGCTTTACAAATACCTCTCATCGCAGTAAACCACATGCATGCCCATATTTTGGCTCATTTTATAGATGAAGAAGGTTTTGACAAACCTAGCTTTCCTTTTCTTGCGTTAACAATAAGTGGTGGACATACTCAAATTGTGCGGGTTGATGATTTTTTTGATTTAACAATCATCGGTGAAACAACAGACGACGCAGTAGGTGAAGCGTTTGACAAAAGTGCCAAAATACTTGGTCTTCCCTACCCGGGCGGCCCTTTGGTTGACAAATATGCACAATTAGGAAATCCGAAAGCATTTCCTTTTACAAAACCAAAAGTTCCAGGATTAGATTTTAGTTTTTCGGGTTTAAAAACAGCTATTTTATATTTTATTCAAAAGAAGAAAATTGAAAACCCTGATTTTATCGAAGAAAATTTAAACGACATCTGTGCTTCCATTCAATATACGATTATCGAAATATTGATGGATAAACTAAAAATGGCCGTAAAAGAAACTGGCATCACACAAATTGCAATTGGTGGTGGTGTTTCGGCCAATTCAGGAATTAGAAATACCTTGAAAGAAACAGAAACAAAATACGGTTGGAAAACATACATTCCTAAATTTGAATACACCACCGATAATGCTGCAATGATTGGAATTGTAGGTTATCAAAAGTTTTTATCCCAAAAATTTGAAACTGCAGAAGTTGTTTCAAAAGCACGAATACAATTTTAA
- a CDS encoding DUF4159 domain-containing protein yields the protein MKKTVFLLLLLFSSLTSFSQEIALLKYSGGGDWYANPTSLPNLIKYCNANINTKIKSKPRTVEPSSPDLFSYPFVHMTGHGNVVFSESDVTNLRKYLFGGGFLHIDDNYGMDQYIRKEIKKIFPNNSLIEIPSNHPIFQKPFVFANGLPKIHEHDGTRAQAFGIFIENKLVLLYTYECDLGDGWEDPEVHNDPLEVREKALKMGANIINYVFSN from the coding sequence ATGAAAAAGACAGTATTTTTATTATTATTACTATTCTCTTCTCTGACCAGTTTCTCTCAAGAAATTGCTTTACTAAAATATAGTGGTGGTGGCGATTGGTATGCAAATCCAACTTCACTGCCAAACTTAATAAAATACTGTAATGCCAACATAAACACAAAAATAAAATCGAAACCTAGAACTGTAGAACCAAGCAGTCCTGACCTTTTTTCCTATCCATTTGTTCACATGACAGGACATGGCAATGTTGTTTTTAGTGAAAGTGACGTAACAAACTTAAGAAAGTATTTATTTGGCGGTGGTTTTCTGCATATCGATGATAATTACGGAATGGACCAATACATTCGTAAGGAAATCAAAAAAATATTCCCAAATAATAGTTTGATTGAAATACCATCAAACCATCCAATATTTCAAAAACCTTTTGTTTTTGCCAACGGCTTGCCTAAAATCCATGAACATGACGGGACAAGAGCACAAGCGTTTGGAATATTTATCGAAAATAAATTAGTCCTTCTTTATACATATGAGTGCGACCTAGGTGATGGATGGGAAGATCCGGAAGTCCATAATGACCCTTTGGAAGTTCGCGAAAAAGCTTTAAAAATGGGAGCCAATATTATAAATTACGTTTTCTCAAATTAA